The sequence ATCAGTGTTTGTGTTACAGGCTCAGGATCTCTGACTCGTTACGATGAGACCACAGACTGGCAGAAAAAACTTACCCCTGAACAGTATGTGGTCACGagggagaaggggacagagatggTGAGTCACACACAGCACACGCACTTTGCCTGCCCTCTGCCTCGGTGACCATTGACTGACATTCCTTTATACATGTCAGTGGGTTCAGTGTGTAGTTTTGAACGGACTTTGTTCTTTGTTTATAATCTTCCTCAGAGTGAAAGATAAGAGCAGTTGGTTAAAGAATGACATATGGGCTGAATCCTTCATTTGCACTGATCTGAAAGCTTCAATAATGACAAGAAAGACAACATAtagtgtgtttactgtgtgttagccaggtgtgtgtatttgtgtcctCAGCCCTTCAGCGGTCTCTATCTGAACCATAGTGAGGTGGGGATGTACCACTGTGTGTGCTGCGATACTCCCCTCTTCAGGTAACCATCTAACCTCCCTAACACCTGACTCATGTAACCATCTAACACCCCTACACCTCCCTAACGCCTCACCTGACTTCACTCTAACCCGaattcactctaaccactaacatcTTAATTTAACCTGAGTATGAGCGTTTAGACTAAACCTCTtactagacctctctctctctgtctctctctgtgtctctgtctctctctctgtctgtctctctctctctctgtgtgtctctctctctctctgtgtctctgtctctctctctctctgtgtctctgtctctctctctgtctgtctctctctctctgtgtctgtctctctctctgtctctctctctgtgtgtctctgtctctctctctctgtgtctgtctctctctctgtgtctctctctctgtgtgtttctgtctctctctctctctctctctgtgtctctctctctctctctctctctgtgtctctgtctctctgtctgtctctctctctctgtctctctctctctctctctctctctctctgtgtctctctctgtgtctctgtctctctctctgtgtctctgtctctctctctgtgtctctgtctctctctctctctgtgtctctgtctctctctctctgtgtctctgtctctctctatatctctctgtgtctctctctgtgtgtctgtctctgtctctctctctctctgtctctctctctgtctctctctctctctctgtgtctctctctctctctgtgtctctctctctccgtgtctctctctctgtctgtctctctctctctgtgtctctctctctctctctctctctctctctctctctctctctgtctctgtctctgtctctgtctctctctctgtgtctctgtctctctctctctctgtgtctctgtctctctctctctgtgtctgtctctctctctctctgtgtctgtctctctctctgtgtgtttctgtttctttctctatctctctctgtctctttctctgtctctctctttctctgtctctctctttctctctgtagttCAGAGGCAAAATATGACTCTGGGACAGGCTGGCCAGCGTTCAAAGAGGCTCATGGGACGTGGGAGTGCGACGAGAGCCATGCATCCATCATCCGTCGCCCTGACAACACCATGGGTAGTGCCGAGACAGAGGTCCTCTGTAAACATGTGAGTTGCATTCTGGGTAATAATGCAGAGAgatgtgttggttgtgttgtgtgttctgtctcctctactgtattatttttaccctactgtgtgtgtttgtgtgtgtgtgtgcacgacaGTGTGATGCCCATCTGGGTCATGTGTTTGAAGATGGACCAGACCCCACAGGACAGAGGTTCTGCATCAACAGCCAGTCTCTTAACTTCAGACCGAGAGATCTCACACCCGAAGACTAGTGGAGCTCCTAGGACCGTTTAGAACCGTCTAAAACCACCTAGGCCTGACCAGAGCAAACCTTCAAACCCAGAGAACACAAACCCAAGGCCCAGTAAAACACAACAGAACTGACACCTGGATCCCTAACACTGACCATAGATGGAATTTTCCTGATTTCCTGACCTCGGCATCAGGAATACTGTTTTCTATGTCTGTATCTTTCTGTAACTGATCAGAGATGAACCTGTAATATTTACATCTGTTCCCAgcctaaccctagccccaactACGACACAGTATGTTATAGGGGTAAGGGGGTAAAGGGGGATCATGTGTTTCATATGGTCACATTTTTACGTCTGTCCATTATATTAAAGGGTCTTCAATCATAGTCACTGGGTCGCTCTGAGATTTAAAGGCCTAATGCAGTGTTTAAaaaaatctcaatatcaaataatttctgggtaaaaatgaagtaccttactgtaatagttttccgttaaaatggtcaaaaagaaacaaaaatagctttttagcaAAAAACTATTTCTCTAGCAACAatttttacagtgttagtttcatccgctgttgtacaatatgatacaaaacacaggaaaactAAATTTGAACTCCTTCTAACTGATAGGTAAGGAGTATTTTTGACCGCTCATTGAATCGAGCCATTAGTGTCTGCTGTTGTGTACAGTTAGTCTGTGTCTGCGGTAGAACCTATTGCCATATGAACCCTTCAACCTGGAGCATATTCTGTCaataaaatgtgtattttttcTTGTGTGCTTGGAAAGTGTTATATTGTGTTCAGTTGACAAAATAGTCTAGTGTGCTTTTGTGTTGGTTTAAAAAGAGAAATCAGTTGTAAAATACAGtataaagtgcattcggaaagtattcagaccacttccctttttccacattttttttatgtttacagccttattctaaaatgtatcaattaaaacatttcctcatcaatctacacacaataccccataatgacaaagcaaaaaaaagttttaaaattcttttgcaaatgtataaaataaaaaaatacataaataccttatgtaaataagtattcagaccctttgcagtGAGACTAAATTGAggtcagctgcatcctgtttccattgatcatccttgatgtttctacaacttgattggggtccatctgtggtaaattaaattgtatggacatgatttggaaaggcacaaacctgtctatataagatcccaaagttgacagtgcatgtcggagcaaaaaccaaaccattagtttgaaggaattgtctgcagagctccgatacaggattgtatcaaggcacagatctggggaagggtaccaaaacacttctgcagcattgaaggtccctaagaacacagtggccttcatcattcttaaatggaaagagtttta is a genomic window of Oncorhynchus gorbuscha isolate QuinsamMale2020 ecotype Even-year linkage group LG12, OgorEven_v1.0, whole genome shotgun sequence containing:
- the msrb2 gene encoding methionine-R-sulfoxide reductase B2, mitochondrial; protein product: MSRSIVRLSLIISQRVAAKSALLPKTKVPAFIRPVSTSSGSGSLTRYDETTDWQKKLTPEQYVVTREKGTEMPFSGLYLNHSEVGMYHCVCCDTPLFSSEAKYDSGTGWPAFKEAHGTWECDESHASIIRRPDNTMGSAETEVLCKHCDAHLGHVFEDGPDPTGQRFCINSQSLNFRPRDLTPED